The genomic interval GATCTGTTGCAGCGGGAAGGGAAGTATCCGCCGCCGCCCGGCGCCAGTCCGATTCTGGGGCTGGACGTGGCCGGGACGGTGGCTGCGCTGGGACCCGGCGTGACGGGCTGGCAGGTGGGCGACCGCGTGTTCGGGCTCGTCGAGGGCGGGGGCTACGCCGAATACGCCGTGCTGCCGGCCGGGATGGCCATGCGCATTCCGGACAACCTGTCGTTCGAGGAGGCCGCCGCCGTTCCCGAGGTGTTTCTGACGGCCTATCAGGCGCTCTGCTGGCTGGGACAGCTGCAGCGAAACGAGCACGTGCTCATCCATGCCGGCGCAAGTGGCGTGGGAACGGCCGCCATCCAGCTGGCGCGGCGCCTCGGCGCGCACGTGCACGTCACCGCCTCGGCCGCCAAGCACGAAGTCTGCCGGGCGCTGGGTGCCGAAACCACCATTGACTACCATACCGAAAACTTTGCCGCGCGGGTGCAGGAAGCAACCGGCGGAACCGGAGCGCACGTGATCGTCGATTTCGTCGGGGCGCCTTATCTGGAGCCCAACCTGCAATGTCTGGCCGTGGACGGACGGATCGTGCTGCTGGCCACGATGGGCGGCAGTCGCGTTGCGTCGTTCGACCTGCGGCTGCTTTTTGCGCGGCGGGCGCACCTGATGGCCTCCACGCTCCGCAACCGCCCGCGCGACTACAAGGTGCGGCTGACGCAGGCGTTCGCCGAGCGCTTCCTGAGCGACTTTGCCGAAGGCCGGCTGCGGCCCGTGATCGACCGCATCTACGACTGGACGGAAGTAGCCGAGGCGCATCGCCGCATGGAGGCCAATCTGAACGTGGGCAAGATCGTGCTTCGCATTGCTTGAGGCGGCCACGCGCGACCGCCCGCGCCCGATGTTCGGGGCGGACCCTGAGGGTTCACTCCTGCGAGGTGGGGGCATTTTTTCCGGCAGGGGCGCGCCAGGGTGTGCGCCCATGATTTTTGATCATCAGTTTGCTGGACAGGTACGCGCGCTTGTGGTAGAACTTATCCGGAAAACAAGGGAAGAACTGGTAAACTGGTGCTTTGCGCTGCGTGCCAGAAGCACTGGTTTGTAGAACTTATATGATTTCCCGGAAATCATAGTGCATGTGAGAAAGCACGGGCGCACACGGCGGTGCGCCCCTACAGATCCTTGGCGTTTTCCCTATCCCGTAGGGGCGGACCCCTGTGTCCGCCCGATCATACCCGCCGGATCACGTCCGCCACACGGGGTGTGGCCTCCTCATGCACCAGTAAATCAGCGATCCCATATGACTTCCAGTCCGGCATAAGCGATAGCGGGGTGCCCAAACAGAAGCCTTTGCAGCGCAGGGTAAGCAGGGTGGGCTTCAGACGGCCGCCTGTTTCGTAACCGGATGGTTGAAGCCGGGGGCTGGACCTTCGGAACCAGGTGGGTTATCTTCTGAAAAGCTTTTCTGTTGAAACAAACACCTGCCTGCCATGCCGATCTATCCGGTTGCCCGCGTCGATGAGCTGGCCGATGGCCAGATGAAACAGGTGAAAGCGGGCGAGACGGAACTGCTGCTGGTGCGACTGGACGGTCAGTTTTACGCGCTGGGAGCCCGCTGCACGCACTACGGGGCCCCGCTTGCGACGGGCGCGCTTCATGGCGAACGGATCATCTGTCCCTGGCACCATGCCTGCTTCCACGCGCGAACCGGCGAGCATCTGGAGCCGCCGGGGATGGATCACCTGCCGCGCTTTCCGGTGCGCGTCGAGAACGATCAGGTGCTGGTGGAATTGCCCGACACGGTGGAAGGCCGACGGGCACCGGCGCTGGTCCGACGCGATCCGCA from Rhodothermus marinus carries:
- a CDS encoding NAD(P)H-quinone oxidoreductase, which gives rise to MRAILVSEPGGPEKLYLGEYPTPAPGPGELLVRVRATSLNRADLLQREGKYPPPPGASPILGLDVAGTVAALGPGVTGWQVGDRVFGLVEGGGYAEYAVLPAGMAMRIPDNLSFEEAAAVPEVFLTAYQALCWLGQLQRNEHVLIHAGASGVGTAAIQLARRLGAHVHVTASAAKHEVCRALGAETTIDYHTENFAARVQEATGGTGAHVIVDFVGAPYLEPNLQCLAVDGRIVLLATMGGSRVASFDLRLLFARRAHLMASTLRNRPRDYKVRLTQAFAERFLSDFAEGRLRPVIDRIYDWTEVAEAHRRMEANLNVGKIVLRIA